One window of the Rissa tridactyla isolate bRisTri1 chromosome 9, bRisTri1.patW.cur.20221130, whole genome shotgun sequence genome contains the following:
- the CSTF2 gene encoding cleavage stimulation factor subunit 2 isoform X2 — protein sequence MAGLSVRDPAVDRSLRSVFVGNIPYEATEEQLKDIFSEVGPVVSFRLVYDRETGKPKGYGFCEYQDQETALSAMRNLNGREFSGRALRVDNAASEKNKEELKSLGTGAPIIESPYGDPVNPEDAPESISRAVASLPPEQMFELMKQMKLCVQNSPQEARNMLLQNPQLAYALLQAQVVMRIVDPEIALKILHRQTSVPPLIPGNQQPVPGPGPGPGPGPGPGPNAQLNPQNTPSSQPQPIGGMHVNGAPPLMQPPMQGGVPAPGQMAAPVQGPGPGPMAPGGGMQPQVGIPGGGPVPLERGQVPMPDPRAPMQRGPLPASGPPPRGLLGDAPNDPRGGTLLSVTGEVEPRGYLGPPHQGAPMHHMPGHDSRGPPHEMRGGPMGEPRPLMGEPRGPLMDARVGRDPRGLEPRGLEPRGLEPRVMEARALEARGLEPRVLEPRVLEARAMEARVMEPRGLEPRGPGPNPRGPMPGGIQGPGPLNMGASGPQGPRQVPNMAGAGMQGGGIPGAGVQGAGQPGGFSPGQSQVTPQDHEKAALIMQVLQLTADQIAMLPPEQRQSILILKEQIQKSTGAP from the exons ATGGCGGGGCTGTCGGTGCGGGACCCCGCCGTGGACCGCTCCCTGCGCTCCGTCTTCG TGGGGAACATCCCGTACGAAGCCAccgaggagcagctgaaggacatTTTCTCTGAGGTTGGGCCCGTGGTGAGCTTTAG GCTGGTGTATGACAGGGAGACAGGAAAACCAAAGGGCTATGGCTTCTGTGAGTACCAAGACCAGGAGACGGCCCTCAGTGCCATGCGGAACCTGAATGGGCGAGAATTCAGTGGGAGAGCCCTGCGCGTTGACAATGCGGCCAGCGAGAAGAACAAGGAGGAGCTGAAGA GCTTGGGTACAGGTGCACCCATCATAGAGTCACCCTATGGGGACCCTGTCAATCCTGAAGATGCCCCTGAATCCATCAGCCGTGCAGTAGCCAGCCTGCCCCCCGAGCAGATGTTTGAGCTGATGAAGCAGATGAAG TTGTGTGTCCAGAACAGCCCTCAGGAAGCCAGGAACATGCTGCTCCAGAACCCCCAgcttgcttatgccctgctgcaGGCCCAGGTGGTCATGAGGATCGTTGACCCGGAGATCGCGCTG AAAATCCTGCATCGCCAGACCAGTGTTCCTCCTCTGATCCCAGGCAACCAGCAGCCAGTGCCAGGGCCAGGGCCTGGGCCGGGACCAGGGCCTGGGCCAGGGCCAAATGCCCAGCTGAACCCGCAGAATACCCCCTCGTCCCAGCCGCAGCCCATA GGTGGGATGCACGTAAATGGTGCTCCTCCGCTGATGCAGCCGCCCATGCAGGGAGGAGTGCCGGCCCCAGGACAGATGGCAGCCCCTGTGCAGGGCCCGGGCCCTGGCCCCATGGCTCCAGGAG GTGGGATGCAGCCGCAGGTTGGAATTCCGGGCGGAGGGCCTGTCCCCTTGGAGCGTGGACAAG TGCCCATGCCAGACCCGAGGGCCCCTATGCAGCGTGGACCTCTACCTGCTAGTGGCCCGCCGCCCCGAGGCCTTTTGGGAGATGCCCCGAATGACCCTCGCGGAGGGACCCTGCTCTCAGTCACTGGAGAAGTGGAGCCCAg AGGTTACCTTGGGCCGCCCCACCAGGGAGCCCCTATGCACCATATGCCTGGTCATGACAGCCGTGGCCCCCCCCATGAGATGAGGGGGGGACCCATGGGAGAACCCCGACCACTGATGGGAGAGCCACGGGGGCCCTTGATGGATGCTCGAG TCGGAAGAGATCCCCGAGGGCTGGAGCCACGAGGATTGGAGCcgcgagggctggagccccgggTGATGGAGGCGCGAGCCCTGGAGGCACGAGGCCTGGAGCCACGGGTCCTGGAGCCGCGGGTGCTGGAAGCCAGGGCCATGGAGGCCAGGGTCATGGAGCCCCGGGGCCTGGAGCCTCGAGGGCCTGGTCCCAACCCGCGTGGCCCCATGCCTGGTGGGATACAGGGTCCAGGGCCACTTAACATGGGAGCCAGTGGCCCGCAGGGGCCCCGCCAG GTTCCTAACATGGCAGGGGCAGGCATGCAGGGAGGAGGCATTCCTGGGGCAGGGGTCCAGGGAGCTGGTCAGCCCGGAGGCTTTAGCCCTGGACAGAGCCAGGTCACCCCCCAGGATCATGAGAAG gcaGCCCTGATCATGCAGGTTCTGCAGCTGACGGCAGACCAGATCGCCATGCTGCCCCCGGAGCAACGGCAGAGCATCCTGATCCTGAAGGAGCAAATCCAGAAGTCCACGGGGGCACCCTGA
- the CSTF2 gene encoding cleavage stimulation factor subunit 2 isoform X3 — MAGLSVRDPAVDRSLRSVFVGNIPYEATEEQLKDIFSEVGPVVSFRLVYDRETGKPKGYGFCEYQDQETALSAMRNLNGREFSGRALRVDNAASEKNKEELKSLGTGAPIIESPYGDPVNPEDAPESISRAVASLPPEQMFELMKQMKLCVQNSPQEARNMLLQNPQLAYALLQAQVVMRIVDPEIALKILHRQTSVPPLIPGNQQPVPGPGPGPGPGPGPGPNAQLNPQNTPSSQPQPIGGMHVNGAPPLMQPPMQGGVPAPGQMAAPVQGPGPGPMAPGGGMQPQVGIPGGGPVPLERGQVGRDPRGLEPRGLEPRGLEPRVMEARALEARGLEPRVLEPRVLEARAMEARVMEPRGLEPRGPGPNPRGPMPGGIQGPGPLNMGASGPQGPRQVPNMAGAGMQGGGIPGAGVQGAGQPGGFSPGQSQVTPQDHEKAALIMQVLQLTADQIAMLPPEQRQSILILKEQIQKSTGAP; from the exons ATGGCGGGGCTGTCGGTGCGGGACCCCGCCGTGGACCGCTCCCTGCGCTCCGTCTTCG TGGGGAACATCCCGTACGAAGCCAccgaggagcagctgaaggacatTTTCTCTGAGGTTGGGCCCGTGGTGAGCTTTAG GCTGGTGTATGACAGGGAGACAGGAAAACCAAAGGGCTATGGCTTCTGTGAGTACCAAGACCAGGAGACGGCCCTCAGTGCCATGCGGAACCTGAATGGGCGAGAATTCAGTGGGAGAGCCCTGCGCGTTGACAATGCGGCCAGCGAGAAGAACAAGGAGGAGCTGAAGA GCTTGGGTACAGGTGCACCCATCATAGAGTCACCCTATGGGGACCCTGTCAATCCTGAAGATGCCCCTGAATCCATCAGCCGTGCAGTAGCCAGCCTGCCCCCCGAGCAGATGTTTGAGCTGATGAAGCAGATGAAG TTGTGTGTCCAGAACAGCCCTCAGGAAGCCAGGAACATGCTGCTCCAGAACCCCCAgcttgcttatgccctgctgcaGGCCCAGGTGGTCATGAGGATCGTTGACCCGGAGATCGCGCTG AAAATCCTGCATCGCCAGACCAGTGTTCCTCCTCTGATCCCAGGCAACCAGCAGCCAGTGCCAGGGCCAGGGCCTGGGCCGGGACCAGGGCCTGGGCCAGGGCCAAATGCCCAGCTGAACCCGCAGAATACCCCCTCGTCCCAGCCGCAGCCCATA GGTGGGATGCACGTAAATGGTGCTCCTCCGCTGATGCAGCCGCCCATGCAGGGAGGAGTGCCGGCCCCAGGACAGATGGCAGCCCCTGTGCAGGGCCCGGGCCCTGGCCCCATGGCTCCAGGAG GTGGGATGCAGCCGCAGGTTGGAATTCCGGGCGGAGGGCCTGTCCCCTTGGAGCGTGGACAAG TCGGAAGAGATCCCCGAGGGCTGGAGCCACGAGGATTGGAGCcgcgagggctggagccccgggTGATGGAGGCGCGAGCCCTGGAGGCACGAGGCCTGGAGCCACGGGTCCTGGAGCCGCGGGTGCTGGAAGCCAGGGCCATGGAGGCCAGGGTCATGGAGCCCCGGGGCCTGGAGCCTCGAGGGCCTGGTCCCAACCCGCGTGGCCCCATGCCTGGTGGGATACAGGGTCCAGGGCCACTTAACATGGGAGCCAGTGGCCCGCAGGGGCCCCGCCAG GTTCCTAACATGGCAGGGGCAGGCATGCAGGGAGGAGGCATTCCTGGGGCAGGGGTCCAGGGAGCTGGTCAGCCCGGAGGCTTTAGCCCTGGACAGAGCCAGGTCACCCCCCAGGATCATGAGAAG gcaGCCCTGATCATGCAGGTTCTGCAGCTGACGGCAGACCAGATCGCCATGCTGCCCCCGGAGCAACGGCAGAGCATCCTGATCCTGAAGGAGCAAATCCAGAAGTCCACGGGGGCACCCTGA
- the CSTF2 gene encoding cleavage stimulation factor subunit 2 isoform X1, whose product MAGLSVRDPAVDRSLRSVFVGNIPYEATEEQLKDIFSEVGPVVSFRLVYDRETGKPKGYGFCEYQDQETALSAMRNLNGREFSGRALRVDNAASEKNKEELKSLGTGAPIIESPYGDPVNPEDAPESISRAVASLPPEQMFELMKQMKLCVQNSPQEARNMLLQNPQLAYALLQAQVVMRIVDPEIALKILHRQTSVPPLIPGNQQPVPGPGPGPGPGPGPGPNAQLNPQNTPSSQPQPIGGMHVNGAPPLMQPPMQGGVPAPGQMAAPVQGPGPGPMAPGGGMQPQVGIPGGGPVPLERGQGNLQLSPVGPARPASIERVQVPMPDPRAPMQRGPLPASGPPPRGLLGDAPNDPRGGTLLSVTGEVEPRGYLGPPHQGAPMHHMPGHDSRGPPHEMRGGPMGEPRPLMGEPRGPLMDARVGRDPRGLEPRGLEPRGLEPRVMEARALEARGLEPRVLEPRVLEARAMEARVMEPRGLEPRGPGPNPRGPMPGGIQGPGPLNMGASGPQGPRQVPNMAGAGMQGGGIPGAGVQGAGQPGGFSPGQSQVTPQDHEKAALIMQVLQLTADQIAMLPPEQRQSILILKEQIQKSTGAP is encoded by the exons ATGGCGGGGCTGTCGGTGCGGGACCCCGCCGTGGACCGCTCCCTGCGCTCCGTCTTCG TGGGGAACATCCCGTACGAAGCCAccgaggagcagctgaaggacatTTTCTCTGAGGTTGGGCCCGTGGTGAGCTTTAG GCTGGTGTATGACAGGGAGACAGGAAAACCAAAGGGCTATGGCTTCTGTGAGTACCAAGACCAGGAGACGGCCCTCAGTGCCATGCGGAACCTGAATGGGCGAGAATTCAGTGGGAGAGCCCTGCGCGTTGACAATGCGGCCAGCGAGAAGAACAAGGAGGAGCTGAAGA GCTTGGGTACAGGTGCACCCATCATAGAGTCACCCTATGGGGACCCTGTCAATCCTGAAGATGCCCCTGAATCCATCAGCCGTGCAGTAGCCAGCCTGCCCCCCGAGCAGATGTTTGAGCTGATGAAGCAGATGAAG TTGTGTGTCCAGAACAGCCCTCAGGAAGCCAGGAACATGCTGCTCCAGAACCCCCAgcttgcttatgccctgctgcaGGCCCAGGTGGTCATGAGGATCGTTGACCCGGAGATCGCGCTG AAAATCCTGCATCGCCAGACCAGTGTTCCTCCTCTGATCCCAGGCAACCAGCAGCCAGTGCCAGGGCCAGGGCCTGGGCCGGGACCAGGGCCTGGGCCAGGGCCAAATGCCCAGCTGAACCCGCAGAATACCCCCTCGTCCCAGCCGCAGCCCATA GGTGGGATGCACGTAAATGGTGCTCCTCCGCTGATGCAGCCGCCCATGCAGGGAGGAGTGCCGGCCCCAGGACAGATGGCAGCCCCTGTGCAGGGCCCGGGCCCTGGCCCCATGGCTCCAGGAG GTGGGATGCAGCCGCAGGTTGGAATTCCGGGCGGAGGGCCTGTCCCCTTGGAGCGTGGACAAG GGAACCTGCAGCTCTCGCCCGTGGGACCTGCCAGGCCTGCGTCTATCGAACGCGTTCAAG TGCCCATGCCAGACCCGAGGGCCCCTATGCAGCGTGGACCTCTACCTGCTAGTGGCCCGCCGCCCCGAGGCCTTTTGGGAGATGCCCCGAATGACCCTCGCGGAGGGACCCTGCTCTCAGTCACTGGAGAAGTGGAGCCCAg AGGTTACCTTGGGCCGCCCCACCAGGGAGCCCCTATGCACCATATGCCTGGTCATGACAGCCGTGGCCCCCCCCATGAGATGAGGGGGGGACCCATGGGAGAACCCCGACCACTGATGGGAGAGCCACGGGGGCCCTTGATGGATGCTCGAG TCGGAAGAGATCCCCGAGGGCTGGAGCCACGAGGATTGGAGCcgcgagggctggagccccgggTGATGGAGGCGCGAGCCCTGGAGGCACGAGGCCTGGAGCCACGGGTCCTGGAGCCGCGGGTGCTGGAAGCCAGGGCCATGGAGGCCAGGGTCATGGAGCCCCGGGGCCTGGAGCCTCGAGGGCCTGGTCCCAACCCGCGTGGCCCCATGCCTGGTGGGATACAGGGTCCAGGGCCACTTAACATGGGAGCCAGTGGCCCGCAGGGGCCCCGCCAG GTTCCTAACATGGCAGGGGCAGGCATGCAGGGAGGAGGCATTCCTGGGGCAGGGGTCCAGGGAGCTGGTCAGCCCGGAGGCTTTAGCCCTGGACAGAGCCAGGTCACCCCCCAGGATCATGAGAAG gcaGCCCTGATCATGCAGGTTCTGCAGCTGACGGCAGACCAGATCGCCATGCTGCCCCCGGAGCAACGGCAGAGCATCCTGATCCTGAAGGAGCAAATCCAGAAGTCCACGGGGGCACCCTGA